The Sediminitomix flava genome window below encodes:
- a CDS encoding alpha-L-fucosidase, translating into MNKILFFGLCLGLFACQKQENQNAKKQKYEANWESLAKHKAAPEWFTDAKLGIYFHWGPYSVPAFGSAWYPSNMYKRGSRVNQFHEEHFGKIEKFGYQDFIPRFRAEHFDPEEWAELFQSTGAKFAGPVAQHHDGFAMWQSEINPWNAKAMGPKRDILGELFEALESRDLKTIATFHHARNGQRNIGNESNWGKNGYNSHYPYAPDLPTATTDPKLRKLFGNFEDIDTFNQYWLDQVNEVVDKYHPDILWYDSWLNLIPENYRLQMAAHHLNKGLENEKEVALCHKQEDLPLNLSILDIEQGGKKDIYPMDD; encoded by the coding sequence ATGAATAAAATCCTTTTTTTCGGCTTGTGCCTTGGTCTTTTTGCTTGCCAAAAACAAGAAAATCAAAACGCTAAAAAGCAAAAATACGAAGCCAATTGGGAATCTTTAGCTAAACACAAAGCCGCACCCGAATGGTTTACGGATGCCAAACTCGGCATTTATTTTCATTGGGGACCCTATTCGGTTCCTGCGTTTGGAAGTGCTTGGTATCCGAGTAATATGTATAAGCGAGGAAGCCGAGTCAACCAGTTTCATGAAGAACATTTTGGCAAAATAGAGAAATTCGGATACCAAGATTTTATACCGAGGTTTAGAGCAGAACATTTCGACCCTGAAGAATGGGCTGAATTATTTCAGTCTACAGGTGCTAAATTTGCAGGCCCTGTAGCCCAACATCATGATGGATTTGCGATGTGGCAAAGTGAAATAAATCCTTGGAATGCGAAAGCAATGGGGCCCAAAAGAGATATTTTGGGTGAATTGTTTGAGGCATTAGAAAGTAGAGACTTGAAAACAATTGCGACTTTTCATCATGCCCGAAATGGACAACGAAATATAGGCAATGAAAGCAACTGGGGAAAAAATGGCTACAATAGTCACTACCCATATGCTCCCGATCTTCCGACTGCGACTACTGATCCAAAATTGCGAAAACTATTCGGCAACTTTGAAGATATAGACACCTTCAATCAGTATTGGTTAGACCAAGTAAATGAGGTGGTTGACAAGTACCATCCAGATATTTTGTGGTACGACTCATGGCTAAATCTGATACCAGAAAACTACCGCTTACAAATGGCTGCTCATCACCTGAACAAAGGTCTAGAAAATGAAAAAGAAGTTGCACTTTGTCATAAACAAGAAGATTTACCTCTGAATCTGAGTATTTTGGATATCGAACAAGGCGGTAAAAAAGATATCTACCCTATGGATGACTGA
- a CDS encoding apiosidase-like domain-containing protein, translating into MKSKILYALLFFISFANIAFGQIKVWNHISAKKGITSKQWVVNDIVYKVRQKVETPFRTEAYANVSSNGQIQKIPLFYNGDNEWILRYSSAEIGVKTFSIESELKQLNGKKGTIRITKNQKKNRHGAVVLHNDNPQHFFYEDGKHYFNLAFECDWLFALDYGKEELAKTKHLLSLLEQNGFNQVVMNVYSHDVSWKKDDLLLEHSEHEYGGRQDIFPFLGSNDNPDFNSLNVEFFKHFDQVISEMHDKEIVSHLMIYVWNKLVSWPDMNSEADNLYYDYVIKRYQAFPNIVWDVSKEALYYGRATKEYISERIERARKLDAYGRLISVHDFGFCKNHPNEVDFISMQNWQHTLYQNMMDARKQFPKKPIFNIEHGGYEESPYVVFPGAYVNAEACLRRNYMCLFAGGYSTYYWQGASWNVVIHNPFEQDESFKKPHFEYFKHMRKLFDSVNFENCEPLPWYNSSGYNLTNKKDGIVLMYTPKENNWVGTNQVLKKNFDTSNATQQWFNTITGEFTEENKLDIRSFAFWDDRPWEGEADTILIIRNLKPKKDI; encoded by the coding sequence ATGAAAAGTAAGATATTATATGCCCTTTTATTTTTTATTTCTTTTGCAAATATAGCTTTTGGGCAGATCAAGGTCTGGAATCATATTTCAGCTAAAAAAGGAATTACTTCTAAACAGTGGGTTGTAAATGACATTGTTTATAAAGTGCGTCAGAAAGTAGAAACGCCATTTAGAACAGAAGCGTATGCCAACGTTAGCAGTAATGGACAAATTCAGAAAATCCCATTATTTTATAACGGTGATAATGAATGGATTTTGAGATATTCTAGTGCCGAAATAGGAGTGAAGACATTCAGTATTGAATCAGAACTAAAGCAGCTTAATGGTAAAAAAGGCACCATTAGAATTACAAAAAATCAGAAAAAAAATAGACATGGAGCAGTGGTACTTCACAATGATAATCCACAACATTTTTTCTATGAAGATGGCAAGCATTATTTCAATTTAGCTTTTGAATGTGATTGGCTTTTTGCACTTGATTATGGAAAAGAAGAACTAGCGAAAACGAAACATTTACTTTCTTTACTTGAGCAAAATGGATTCAATCAAGTAGTCATGAATGTATATTCGCATGATGTTTCTTGGAAAAAAGATGACTTACTTTTAGAACATTCTGAACATGAATATGGTGGCAGACAAGATATTTTTCCGTTCTTAGGCTCAAATGATAACCCTGATTTCAATTCTCTGAATGTGGAATTCTTCAAACATTTTGATCAAGTCATTTCTGAAATGCACGATAAAGAAATTGTTAGCCATCTGATGATCTATGTCTGGAATAAATTGGTGAGCTGGCCTGATATGAATTCGGAAGCAGATAATTTATATTACGATTATGTGATCAAGCGTTATCAAGCATTCCCAAATATTGTGTGGGATGTCTCAAAAGAGGCACTTTATTATGGAAGAGCGACCAAAGAATATATCTCAGAGCGAATAGAAAGAGCAAGAAAATTAGATGCTTATGGAAGATTGATTTCTGTTCATGATTTTGGTTTTTGTAAAAATCATCCTAATGAAGTAGACTTTATTTCTATGCAGAATTGGCAACATACCTTGTATCAGAATATGATGGATGCCCGAAAGCAATTCCCTAAAAAGCCAATTTTTAATATTGAACATGGAGGTTATGAAGAGTCTCCATATGTCGTCTTTCCTGGAGCTTATGTAAATGCGGAAGCTTGTTTGAGAAGAAATTACATGTGTCTTTTTGCAGGAGGGTATTCTACTTATTATTGGCAGGGAGCTTCTTGGAATGTGGTAATTCATAATCCTTTTGAACAAGACGAAAGTTTTAAAAAGCCCCATTTTGAGTATTTCAAACATATGAGAAAATTGTTTGATTCAGTCAATTTTGAAAATTGTGAACCTTTGCCTTGGTACAACTCTAGTGGTTATAATTTAACCAATAAAAAGGATGGTATTGTATTGATGTATACTCCAAAAGAAAATAATTGGGTAGGAACGAATCAGGTCTTGAAAAAGAATTTTGATACCTCAAATGCAACGCAACAGTGGTTTAATACAATTACAGGTGAATTTACAGAAGAAAACAAGTTAGATATAAGGTCTTTTGCTTTTTGGGATGATCGCCCTTGGGAAGGAGAAGCAGATACCATTTTAATTATCCGAAACTTGAAACCTAAAAAAGATATTTAA
- a CDS encoding glycoside hydrolase family 3 C-terminal domain-containing protein, producing the protein MKLNITKIQGFNIPPIFLKLGGTITLLISFFSVQSQDVDLSYFDHTIPLDDRVELLVSQMTIDEKIAQLGNAAPAIPRLNVPEYNWWNEALHGVARNGKATIFPQGIAIGATFDPDLAKRVATAISTEARAKFEISQAMGNRSKYAGLTFWTPNVNIFRDPRWGRGQETYGEDPFLTSKIGVAFVNGLQGNDETYLKTAACAKHFAVHSGPEELRHEFNAEPSKKDFYETYLPAFEALVKEGKVEGVMGAYNAVYGKPSAANPLLLQDILRENWGFDGYITSDCGAVSGIAHKMHYTKTGVEAAAVALQSGTNLNCGQTYANNLKKALVKGLITEDLLHQRTVQLFKTRFRLGMFDDSKQNKYTQISSENIHSDEHVALAREAAQKSIVLLKNKENILPLSKDIKVPYVTGPFANSADMLMGSYYGISPNLVTILEGISNTVSLGTSLNYRSGALPFQKNLNPKNWAPHVAAESDVTICVVGTTADMEGEEVDAIASANMGDRKDLKLPQNQIDYIKELADYKKGPLVLVIASGSPVSLEGIEEHCDAILQIWFPGEQGGNAVADVLFGDVSPSGKLPITFPKNIAQLPAYEDYSMKGRTYKFMEEEPLFPFGFGLSYSKFTYSDLEISSQKIKSKDEVTISCVVSNIGKQIAEDVAQLYLIPTEGDELTAKYMLKSFERVRLNAGESKKVTFKLLAEELKMFNSEGEKEWRKGKYKLAISNALPSERSLELGASTPVETLINLK; encoded by the coding sequence ATGAAACTAAACATTACAAAAATACAGGGATTCAATATACCACCCATTTTTTTAAAGTTGGGAGGCACAATTACATTACTGATTAGTTTTTTTTCAGTTCAATCCCAGGACGTCGATTTATCATATTTTGATCATACCATTCCGCTAGATGACAGAGTGGAGCTTTTGGTAAGTCAGATGACCATAGATGAAAAAATAGCGCAATTAGGAAATGCAGCTCCTGCTATCCCAAGGTTGAATGTACCAGAATATAATTGGTGGAATGAGGCATTGCATGGTGTTGCAAGAAATGGTAAAGCAACAATTTTCCCACAAGGCATAGCTATAGGAGCGACTTTCGATCCAGATTTAGCAAAGCGAGTGGCTACAGCTATTTCTACTGAAGCCCGAGCAAAGTTTGAAATATCTCAAGCCATGGGCAACCGTAGTAAATACGCAGGTCTAACTTTTTGGACTCCCAATGTCAATATTTTCAGAGATCCAAGATGGGGAAGGGGACAAGAAACATATGGTGAAGACCCATTCCTAACTTCAAAAATAGGTGTGGCTTTTGTAAATGGTCTTCAAGGGAATGATGAAACTTATCTTAAAACGGCTGCATGTGCGAAACACTTCGCTGTTCATTCTGGACCTGAAGAGTTACGACATGAGTTTAATGCAGAGCCATCTAAGAAAGATTTCTATGAAACATATCTACCAGCTTTTGAGGCATTAGTGAAAGAAGGAAAAGTAGAGGGTGTGATGGGTGCATACAATGCGGTTTATGGTAAACCCTCGGCAGCAAATCCTCTTCTTTTGCAAGATATACTTAGAGAAAATTGGGGCTTTGATGGTTACATTACTTCGGATTGCGGTGCTGTAAGTGGAATAGCACATAAAATGCATTATACAAAAACGGGGGTAGAAGCAGCTGCTGTAGCTTTGCAAAGTGGTACCAATTTGAATTGTGGTCAGACTTATGCGAATAATCTGAAAAAAGCTTTAGTAAAAGGTTTAATTACAGAGGACTTGTTGCATCAACGTACGGTACAACTTTTCAAAACTCGATTCCGATTGGGCATGTTTGATGATTCAAAACAGAATAAATACACTCAGATTTCTTCCGAAAATATTCATAGTGATGAACATGTAGCTTTAGCAAGAGAAGCAGCTCAAAAGTCAATAGTCTTATTAAAAAATAAAGAGAATATTTTACCCCTATCTAAAGATATCAAAGTGCCTTATGTTACGGGTCCGTTCGCTAATTCTGCAGATATGCTTATGGGAAGCTATTACGGAATTAGTCCAAATTTGGTGACAATCTTAGAAGGTATTAGCAATACAGTTTCTCTGGGTACTTCTTTGAATTATAGAAGTGGAGCCTTGCCTTTCCAAAAGAATTTAAATCCTAAAAATTGGGCACCACACGTAGCTGCTGAATCTGATGTAACTATTTGTGTGGTAGGTACAACTGCAGATATGGAGGGGGAAGAAGTTGATGCAATCGCTTCGGCTAATATGGGGGATCGAAAGGATTTAAAATTGCCACAAAATCAGATTGATTATATCAAAGAATTGGCTGATTATAAAAAAGGACCTTTGGTATTGGTGATTGCAAGCGGTAGTCCTGTTTCATTAGAAGGAATTGAGGAACACTGTGACGCCATTTTACAGATTTGGTTTCCTGGAGAGCAAGGTGGAAATGCTGTTGCTGATGTTCTTTTTGGAGATGTTTCTCCCTCGGGGAAATTACCGATCACTTTCCCCAAAAATATAGCACAATTACCTGCTTATGAAGATTACTCGATGAAGGGTAGAACTTATAAATTCATGGAAGAAGAACCTCTTTTCCCGTTTGGTTTTGGTTTATCCTATTCAAAATTCACGTACTCTGATCTTGAAATTTCTAGTCAAAAAATAAAATCAAAAGATGAAGTGACTATTTCTTGTGTGGTATCAAATATTGGAAAGCAAATAGCAGAAGATGTAGCTCAACTTTATCTGATTCCAACAGAAGGAGATGAACTTACGGCTAAATATATGCTGAAAAGTTTTGAGCGTGTTCGACTTAATGCGGGTGAGTCTAAAAAAGTTACATTTAAACTTTTGGCAGAGGAACTCAAGATGTTTAATTCAGAGGGAGAGAAAGAATGGAGAAAAGGAAAATATAAACTAGCAATTTCAAATGCATTGCCCTCTGAAAGAAGTTTAGAACTCGGAGCTTCTACACCAGTAGAGACATTGATCAATTTGAAATAA
- a CDS encoding glycoside hydrolase family 2 protein, whose amino-acid sequence MYKRIKSSINVLLLLSFFIPILSLAQQSIHTERQYLSGTSKDDTKTWDFFCSEGRNSGKWTKIEVPSCWEQQGFGAYNYGHDPMEDRAKEYGLYRHKFKVSKDWKGREIKIVLEGVMTDAEVKINGKRAGEIHQGSFYEFKYSISKLIHYGKENLLEIKVDKVSANESVNYAERKADFWVFGGIYRPVYLEAFPKENIERVAINAEMTGDISTDIFLHSNAAQYVTLELQDLKGNKLQDLPISKIEKSDAKWKLNTKAQNIQTWNPEQPNLYQLTFLLKDKKGKTLHQYNQRIGFRTVELRESDGVYVNGQRIKFKGVNRHSFHPESGRTTSKALSIEHVNMMKDMNMNAVRMSHYPPDVHFLEVCDSLGLFVIDELCTWHSPKLDTELSHKLVKELVVRDVNHPSILLWANGNETGWNTDLDDDYAIWDIQKREVIHPWNIFKKTNTLHYFRYHAFARDAYSQDKIYFPTEFLHGLYDGGHGAGLDDYWQQMWHMPLSAGGFLWDFADEAILRTDRDGELDTDGNHAADGIVGPYGEKEGSYYTIKEVWSPIYIEDRFIRDDFNGKFRIENRYHFTNLKECKLEAKWLLFDGPNGKNKSHILDQQQLEFPDLAPEQKGFFQVELPPNWQSAHALHLTAFDPYGKEIFTWSYPIQQANELEIEQTQTLNTKSKISWKKHGEEYHFKVGKMEYQFSAKNGILQKVKKEGHVIPLENGPILLGQNDAIDTIYIDKKDEKLKLITQFVATDKTPKWAAHVELSSDKISWTIHPNALLELEVEIKGKRIVQDYKGISFTFPETEVSGMKWLGDGPYRVWRNRLKGTRFQTWQNDYNNTITGVSGFEYPEFKGFYSNLYWAKIEGKNENGFTVYCHTPFTYLHMLTPENPPQDPKKKVSPVFPEGDISFLMNIPGIGSKFQQPETMGPQGHTENYFGNDDDPIRIHLTFDFNTQSPKI is encoded by the coding sequence ATGTACAAGCGTATCAAATCAAGTATAAACGTACTTCTACTACTTTCTTTTTTTATTCCGATTTTATCGTTGGCTCAACAGTCCATTCATACCGAAAGACAATACTTGTCGGGTACGAGTAAAGACGATACCAAGACTTGGGATTTCTTCTGTTCGGAAGGACGAAATAGTGGAAAATGGACAAAGATTGAAGTGCCTTCATGTTGGGAACAACAGGGTTTTGGAGCATACAATTACGGACATGACCCTATGGAAGATCGTGCGAAAGAATATGGCTTATATCGTCATAAATTTAAGGTTTCAAAAGACTGGAAAGGAAGAGAAATCAAAATCGTTTTGGAAGGTGTCATGACCGATGCAGAAGTCAAGATCAACGGGAAGCGAGCAGGTGAAATTCATCAAGGCTCGTTCTACGAATTTAAATATTCGATCAGTAAACTAATTCATTATGGAAAAGAGAATCTTTTAGAAATAAAAGTAGATAAAGTTTCTGCAAATGAATCTGTAAACTACGCAGAACGTAAAGCTGATTTTTGGGTTTTTGGAGGAATTTACCGTCCTGTATATCTAGAAGCCTTTCCTAAAGAAAACATAGAAAGAGTAGCCATAAATGCAGAAATGACTGGAGACATTTCTACCGATATTTTTCTTCATTCAAATGCGGCTCAATATGTCACTTTGGAACTGCAAGATTTAAAGGGGAATAAACTTCAAGATTTACCAATTTCTAAGATTGAAAAATCAGATGCAAAGTGGAAGCTGAACACTAAAGCTCAGAACATTCAAACATGGAATCCTGAACAACCAAATCTTTACCAATTGACGTTTCTGCTTAAAGATAAAAAAGGAAAAACACTACATCAGTACAACCAACGAATTGGCTTTCGAACAGTAGAACTCAGAGAAAGTGATGGTGTTTACGTCAATGGTCAGCGGATCAAGTTTAAAGGGGTAAACAGACATTCATTTCATCCCGAATCTGGAAGAACAACTTCTAAAGCACTCAGCATCGAACATGTAAACATGATGAAAGATATGAATATGAATGCCGTTCGTATGTCGCATTATCCTCCAGATGTTCATTTTTTGGAAGTCTGTGATTCCTTAGGGCTTTTCGTCATTGATGAGCTTTGTACTTGGCATAGCCCCAAACTTGATACTGAACTTAGCCACAAACTTGTAAAAGAATTAGTGGTCAGAGACGTGAATCATCCGAGTATTTTACTTTGGGCAAATGGCAATGAAACAGGCTGGAATACCGATTTAGATGATGACTATGCCATTTGGGATATTCAAAAAAGAGAAGTGATTCATCCTTGGAATATCTTCAAAAAAACCAATACGTTACATTATTTCAGGTATCATGCTTTTGCAAGAGATGCATACTCGCAAGATAAAATATATTTCCCTACGGAGTTTCTTCATGGTTTGTACGATGGTGGTCATGGAGCTGGCTTGGATGATTATTGGCAACAAATGTGGCATATGCCTTTGAGTGCAGGTGGATTTCTTTGGGATTTTGCCGATGAAGCTATTCTGAGAACAGACCGAGACGGAGAACTCGACACAGACGGAAATCATGCTGCCGATGGAATAGTTGGCCCTTACGGAGAAAAGGAAGGAAGTTATTATACGATCAAGGAAGTATGGTCTCCGATTTACATAGAAGATCGTTTTATCAGAGATGATTTTAATGGAAAATTCCGAATCGAAAATCGTTATCATTTCACGAATCTGAAAGAATGTAAACTAGAAGCAAAATGGTTACTTTTTGATGGGCCAAATGGAAAAAATAAGTCGCATATACTCGATCAACAACAGCTTGAATTTCCGGATTTAGCCCCCGAACAAAAAGGCTTTTTTCAAGTCGAATTACCTCCAAACTGGCAATCTGCTCATGCATTACATTTGACGGCCTTTGATCCGTATGGAAAAGAAATTTTCACTTGGAGCTATCCTATTCAGCAAGCCAATGAACTTGAAATAGAACAAACTCAAACTCTGAATACTAAAAGTAAAATTAGTTGGAAAAAACATGGAGAAGAATACCATTTCAAGGTTGGTAAAATGGAATATCAGTTTTCTGCAAAAAATGGGATTCTACAGAAAGTGAAAAAAGAAGGACATGTAATTCCCTTAGAAAACGGCCCAATTCTTTTAGGACAAAACGATGCGATTGATACGATTTACATTGATAAAAAAGATGAAAAACTAAAACTCATCACGCAATTTGTTGCTACCGACAAAACACCAAAATGGGCAGCTCATGTAGAGCTAAGTTCTGATAAAATTAGTTGGACTATTCACCCAAATGCTTTATTAGAATTGGAAGTAGAGATTAAAGGAAAACGTATCGTTCAAGATTACAAAGGCATCTCTTTTACTTTTCCAGAAACTGAGGTTTCGGGCATGAAATGGCTAGGTGATGGTCCCTACCGAGTATGGCGAAACCGACTGAAAGGCACTCGTTTTCAGACTTGGCAAAACGATTACAACAATACAATCACAGGGGTTTCGGGCTTTGAATATCCCGAATTTAAAGGGTTTTATTCCAATTTGTATTGGGCAAAAATAGAAGGTAAAAATGAAAATGGTTTTACAGTTTATTGCCACACTCCTTTCACCTATTTGCATATGCTTACTCCCGAAAATCCACCACAAGACCCTAAAAAGAAGGTAAGTCCTGTATTTCCAGAAGGAGATATTTCTTTTCTCATGAACATTCCTGGTATTGGTTCTAAATTCCAACAACCCGAAACCATGGGGCCACAAGGACATACAGAAAACTATTTCGGAAATGATGATGACCCGATACGGATTCATCTCACTTTTGATTTCAATACACAAAGCCCAAAAATCTAA
- a CDS encoding alpha-L-fucosidase: MTDITLGESRWMYVEGHPYKEAALVVRNMIDVWSKNGIVLLNVSPRADGVINQEQRAILKQIGDWLQVNGEAVYESRPHTIFGYGPAKASDGSHGGQSSKIHYTAKDVRFTVSKDKKALYAFFLGKPKAGKRIQMRSIGGYHRNIPPGKIKNVRLLGTDVAVNWELTPETLYLTFPETKYNDLAQVFKFELE; encoded by the coding sequence ATGACTGACATTACACTTGGTGAAAGTCGTTGGATGTATGTAGAAGGACATCCTTATAAAGAAGCTGCTTTGGTGGTCAGAAATATGATTGATGTATGGAGCAAAAATGGGATCGTATTGCTCAATGTTTCACCAAGAGCAGACGGAGTGATTAATCAGGAACAACGAGCGATTCTAAAACAAATTGGAGATTGGCTTCAAGTAAATGGCGAAGCTGTCTATGAAAGTCGTCCGCATACCATATTTGGCTATGGTCCTGCAAAAGCTTCAGATGGAAGTCATGGAGGACAATCTTCCAAAATCCATTATACGGCAAAAGATGTCAGATTCACGGTGTCGAAAGATAAAAAAGCACTTTATGCCTTTTTTCTAGGAAAGCCCAAAGCAGGAAAGCGCATTCAGATGCGAAGTATTGGAGGATATCACAGAAATATTCCGCCAGGTAAAATCAAAAATGTACGCTTACTGGGTACTGATGTGGCTGTGAATTGGGAATTGACACCAGAAACCCTCTATCTGACTTTTCCAGAAACGAAGTATAATGATTTGGCTCAAGTATTTAAGTTTGAATTGGAATAG
- a CDS encoding flavin monoamine oxidase family protein — protein MLKSNGVSFYLVKQQRLKERIIIVGGGLSGLTLAYLLSKNNIHAKIVEASSRIGGRIQTIKGKHDTPLELGATWFSDLHQHFLALIDELGLQKYKQFTEGISLFQTNSFEPPQQFFVPENESPSYRLAGGTQKLIDTLVAQLDRQNISLNTKVTSISEVDNELELRTSDGESLSADKVILCLPPQLIGSQIQFSPELPKELSAVLPTVQTWMSGSLKFVVEYEQAFWRKNGYSGLLFSHSGIISEMYDHTNIEENKFGFTGFLNPTTDSYSQEQRKEFVLEHLKKLLGNEALSYISYFDKVWTDEFIVGDHQIIHRPHQNNGHPLLQQSYMKDKLLFAGTETATKFEGYMEGAVISANKVYERLHSLLKSN, from the coding sequence ATGCTGAAAAGTAATGGAGTTTCTTTTTACTTGGTAAAACAGCAGAGATTGAAAGAGCGAATTATAATTGTTGGTGGTGGATTAAGTGGATTAACCCTAGCCTATTTACTTTCTAAAAATAATATACACGCTAAAATTGTAGAGGCGTCATCAAGAATAGGTGGGCGTATTCAAACGATAAAAGGGAAACATGATACTCCCTTAGAATTGGGAGCAACTTGGTTTTCAGATTTGCACCAACACTTTCTTGCCCTTATCGATGAGTTAGGATTGCAGAAATATAAGCAGTTTACAGAAGGGATTTCTTTATTTCAAACCAATTCATTTGAGCCTCCACAACAGTTTTTTGTACCTGAAAACGAAAGCCCATCATATCGGTTAGCCGGTGGAACACAAAAACTTATTGATACGTTAGTTGCACAATTAGACAGACAAAACATCAGTCTAAATACAAAAGTGACAAGTATTTCGGAGGTAGATAATGAGCTAGAGCTTCGCACATCTGACGGAGAATCTTTGTCAGCAGATAAAGTCATTTTATGTTTACCACCTCAATTGATTGGTTCTCAAATTCAATTTTCACCCGAATTACCAAAAGAGCTTTCAGCCGTTTTACCGACGGTACAAACATGGATGTCTGGTTCTCTTAAATTTGTAGTAGAATATGAACAAGCATTTTGGAGAAAAAATGGATACTCAGGACTCTTATTCAGCCACTCTGGTATTATTTCAGAAATGTACGATCATACGAATATTGAAGAAAATAAATTCGGTTTCACAGGCTTTTTGAACCCTACTACTGATTCCTATTCTCAAGAACAACGAAAAGAATTTGTCTTAGAACATTTAAAGAAACTTCTTGGCAATGAGGCTTTATCTTATATTAGTTATTTTGATAAAGTTTGGACAGATGAATTCATCGTCGGCGATCATCAAATCATACATCGACCACACCAAAATAATGGACATCCGTTACTACAACAAAGCTACATGAAGGATAAATTGTTGTTTGCAGGGACAGAAACAGCTACCAAGTTTGAAGGCTATATGGAAGGAGCTGTAATTTCAGCTAACAAAGTGTATGAAAGACTTCATTCTCTTTTGAAAAGCAATTAA